The proteins below are encoded in one region of Belonocnema kinseyi isolate 2016_QV_RU_SX_M_011 chromosome 5, B_treatae_v1, whole genome shotgun sequence:
- the LOC117173914 gene encoding lipase 3-like: MTNFFAPLLCFCNAIYFASSVLPDPYRKIDYMVDYYGYPFEKHVVETEDGYSIEVHRIPGGKGEKVNQTLINKPPAYLLHALTQSSADWISVGPQLSLAFLLADEGFDVWLGNCRGNLFGRNHKIYLETSYGFWNYRIPKLMVIEVGNSCQGSALPTDNKSELPTADKLAMLRDGSTVGKPTVARPIRRKPGLGSEYRHLWHEIGIYDMPATIDMILKKTGKSQLYLGCFSQGCTASLVMGALKPDYNKKIRLAAKMGPVAFLGNMQGGGKMVLPTITKLLVPILERFGHFDVTTIALLTILVTKLLKMHIIIPVIFNAIYAFVGPGHSNDNEQAIKMGAPFLLGGISSKQVLHYGLGVLNPNTFRQYDYGSEKNMIAYNSSDPPDYPLEEVTMPMVIFQGKNDFCADPLDVELLMKRLPNVIQRFMRPVNHIDFGYNRNIRSLVYNKIVELFKKSESKISRNIRN; this comes from the exons ATGACAAACTTTTTTGCTCCATTACTTTGTTTTTGTAATGCAATTTATTTTGCGTCAAGTGTGCTTCCAGATCCATACCgaaagatt GATTACATGGTCGACTATTATGGATATCCTTTTGAAAAACATGTTGTTGAAACAGAAGATGGCTATTCTATTGAAGTTCATCGAATTCCAGGTGGTAAAGGTGAAAAAGTGAatcaaactttaattaataaGCCACCTGCTTATCTGCTTCATGCACTTACTCAATCTTCAGCTGATTGGATTTCAGTTGGTCCACAATTGTCCTTAG catttttactGGCTGACGAAGGGTTTGACGTGTGGTTGGGAAATTGCCGTGgtaatctttttggcagaaatcacaaaatttatttgGAGACGAGCTACGGTTTCTGGAACtacag AATTCCCAAGTTGATGGTCATTGAGGTTGGTAATTCATGCCAGGGATCTGCATTACCGACTGATAATAAATCTGAATTACCGACTGCTGATAAATTGGCAATGCTGAGGGACGGTAGCACAGTAGGAAAACCAACTGTTGCGAGACCGATCAGGCGAAAACCTGGATTAGGTTCAGAGTATCGCCATCT TTGGCACGAAATTGGAATTTATGACATGCCGGCTACAATagatatgattttgaaaaaaactggaaaaagtcAATTATATCTGGGATGTTTTTCACAAGGATGTACTGCATCACTTGTTATGGGGGCTCTGAAAcctgattataataaaaaaattcgtttggcTGCAAAAATGGGACCTGTTGCATTTTTGGGAAACATGCAGGGCGGTGGGAAGATGGTATTGCCAACAATCACGAAACTACTAGTA cCCATCTTAGAACGATTTGGTCATTTTGATGTAACAACGATAGCCTTATTGAcaattttagtaacaaaattgcTCAAGATGCATATAATTATTCCTGTAATCTTCAATGCAATTTATGCATTTGTGGGTCCTGGTCACTCAAATGACAATGAA cAAGCAATTAAAATGGGTGCACCATTCTTACTTGGAGGAATTTCTTCTAAACAAGTCCTTCATTACGGGCTTGGTGTTCTTAATCCCa ATACTTTCCGACAATATGACTATGGTAGTGAGAAAAATATGATCGCATATAATTCAAGTGACCCTCCAGATTATCCATTGGAAGAAGTTACAATGCCCATGGTCATTTTCCAaggcaaaaatgatttttgtgcAGATCCTTTG GACGTGGAGTTATTAATGAAAAGGCTGCCTAATGTTATTCAAAGATTCATGAGGCCAGTCAACCACATCGATTTTGGATATAATCGAAATATAAGAAGTCTTGTGTATAATAAAATTGTGGAGTTGTTTAAAAAGTCTGAAAGTAAAATATCAAGGAATATCAGGAACTAA